The stretch of DNA TGATGCTGATGCCGGTTCGGGAGCCTGTTACCTGGTCTACCTTTCAGGTGAATCAGCCGAAACCGTCGGTCAATTCGGAACTATCCTTGATCGCTACGAGGACTGTGTTCTGTTGAAAACGACCGCAGAGAACGTCCCGGAGCTTAACCGGCTTAAAGTCGAACTCAACCGTCTGTCTACAAGACCGATAAATGTGTTTTCACCGATCGTACCCCAGGAAGCGGATCTCAGCCGCGCGCCCGACACTTTGATCCAGAAAATGGTGACCGCCGTGTCTCAGGACAGCATCCAGGCCTCGATTTTGCGAATGCAGAGAATGTACACGCGTTACGCGACGACCGACTCAAACAGGATCATCCTCGTAAACTGGATCCGCAGCCGGCTCATCGCTTACGGCTATGACAGCGTTTATTTCGAAAATTTCGACGCGAACTATGGTCCCAATGTCATTGCCATTAAGCGCGGTGAGGTATACACGAATTGGAACCGGTATTGCGTGATCGACGGGCATATTGATGACGTGCCAAGCAGCGGATACGCGCCAGGGGCTGATGATAATGCATCCGGCACCACGGCGATGCTTGAAGCAGCGCGGGTGGTTAAGAACTATAATTTCGAAAACACAATCCGCTTTATCGGGTTCAACGCCGAGGAGCAGGGATTGATAGGCAGCGACTCCAACGCCACGCGGGCCTATGTCCAGGGCGACACGATACTCGGCGTGTTCAATTTCGACATGATCGGTTATGTGACTTCCGCGAACCGCGACACCATGAACGCCCATTACTCGACCGCGGTTCCCGGCTGCAGCCTGTTCGTCTGCCAGTGGTTCCAGGCCGTCGCCGACACTTACACGCAGCTTAAGATCCGGCGTGTGCGCAACACCGGGACCAGCGGCGGCTCTGATCACGTAAGCTTCTGGCAGAATGGTTATAAGGCGCTGTGCGGCATTGAGCGAGTGCTCACACCCATGTATCACACAATCGGCGACACGATCGGACCTTACATGTACGGAAATTGCGGAGTTAATAACCTCCCCTTTGCAACCAAGGTAATCCAAACCGGCGTCGCCGCCCTGGCAAAGCTCGCGGTACCCATCCATTCCGGGACCGGCAGCGAGGAACTGAATGCCGGCGCGGGTCTGAACCCGTCATTGGAAATAATACCCAATCCTTTCAATAGCAACCTGACGGTCAGATTCCAAATCCAAAATTCACCCCCACCCTTCCCCTCCCCCCTCGAGGGGGAGGATAAAGGAGGAGGGGATTATTCAAATATGTCGTTAAGGATCTTCGATGCAAGCGGCAAACTGGTGAAATCATTTAACCAATTACCAATTACACAGTTACACAGTTACTCAATTACTTGGTCCGGCACGGACCAGAGCGGCAATCCCCTTCCCGCTGGCGTTTATTTCGTAAAACTGGAAACACCTGAAACAACGAGGATAGAAAAGGCTGTGCTACTCCGGTAACGATATTAACGCTCCAAACGATCAAAACGAAACTAACGAATTTTGTCTTGACTTCCAATGTATTGTGAATAAAATATCTCAATGAAAAACATCGCCGTTCTTGCATCCGGCCGCGGATCGAACCTCGAAGCCCTGATACTAAACAAGGAACGTGGTTTCCTGCAGGCGAATATTGCGATCGTCCTGAGCGATAATAAAGACGCGAAGGCGCTGGAAATTGCCCGCGCGCACAATGTCAAAGCGCAATGGCTTGATCCTGGACCGAAAAAAACCTGGCTCCTGCCCGAATATGAGGAAAATTGGGTACGGGTACTGAAAGAAAACAACACTGACCTGGTCTGCCTTGCCGGGTTCATGCGGATCATCAAAAAACCCCTGCTGGACGCTTTTAACGGCAGGATACTGAACATCCATCCATCCCTTCTGCCCGCTTTCCCGGGTCTTGAAGTGCAGAAAAAAGCCCTTGAATGGGGCGTAAAGTTCTCCGGCTGCACCGTGCATTTCGTCGATGATTCGGTAGATGGTGGCCCGATAATCGAGCAGGCAGCAGTTTCTATTTTGGATGACGATACACCTGAAACCCTGGCCGTGCGGATCCTAAAGGAAGAACATCGGATCTATGCCGAAGCGGTCAACCTGGCGGTCTCGGGCAAATACCGGATCGAAGGCAGACGGGTCATAAGGACATGAAGCTATGAGGTTATGAGGCTGTGAGGCTCCTTCTGCATATTGTCATTGCGAGCAATCCTTGTGCGAAGCAATCTCAGCCCCATCCGCTGTTTTCCGCCTTTACGCGCTTCCTCTCCCATTGTGGCAACATTGAAGACAATACTGCCAACAACAACTGGTGTCCCGTTAGTGGGAGTGGGTAAGGGTGAGGGGTAAATAAATGCTTAAGCAATTCCACCTCATCGACAACAAGATCTGCGAAGGCAAAAATAATGACTGCCCGATCAAGATATACGTGAGTCCGAACGAAGAAGAAAAAAAATATATGGTCGAACATTATCTGATCGACGATCATACCCTGGCCTCGGCGCTTGACCCGGATGAATTATCTCGTTTCGAAACCGAACCGAATCACGTCGCTTTGATCTATAAACGGCCGAAGAACTATTCGGCTAAGGACCAGCTGCTTTTCAAGACTCATACTATTGGATTGTTTTATTTTAAAGATTTCATCATTATCGTCATGAACGACGATATTAACCTGTTTGACGGCAAGCAGTTCAATAAGGTAGCATCGATCAACGAATTGGTCCTCAAACTGATCTATCGGTCGATCATCCATTTCTTGGAACATTTGAAAGTCATGAACATGATATCGAATGAACTGGAGATGAAGATCAACAAGGCAATGGAGAATCGCTACCTGCTCAACATGTTCACGCTGGAGAAAAGCCTTGTCTATTATCTCAATGCCATCAATTCCAACGGGGTTCTGATCGAAAAGGTCAAATTAAATGCCACCAAGTTCAGTTTCAACACTGAGGAACTTGAACTCCTTGATGATATTGTCATCGAAAACAATCAGTGTTATAAGCAGGCCGAGATCTATTCCAACATTCTCGCCAGTCTAATGGATGCCCGGGCTTCGATCGTCAGCAACAATCTTAATATCCTGATCAAGATCCTAAATATAATTACGATCGGCATCATGGTACCAACGCTCATCGTTTCGATATTTTCCATGAACGTGAAACTACCGATTTTCCAGGAACACCCGCTTGCTTTCTGGTTCATCCTTGGTCTTTCTGGTCTATCCGCGTTTGTCGTCTTCTTCGTTTGGCGGATGCTGAAGCTGTAAAAGACAGTAATTAGTTAATAGTAATTAGTAATTAAAAGAAAGTAAAAAATAGTGGTAGCCGCAGGCTTCAAAAAACAATGCAGTATAACTGGTGTCCCTTTAGGGGCTTTAGCCTGCGAATGAATGGTTAGGTAGTGGCAGACCTTGGTCTGCATCTGTCATTCCGTGTCTAGCACGGAATCCAGAAAAAAGTTTTCGGCTTTGTCTAGAAAACTTTTTGGAGAAAAGTCCCGTATGTTTATGAAAACCTTAGGAATATCCGGGATTATAAGGGGCTTCATAAGAAAAAAATGCCTGTAATCAGAACACTGCCTGTCGGTCCTGATAGCGCAGGCAAAAAGATACCTGCACCAAGATAAGGACACGGTGCGGGGGAATTAAAGGCATCCTACCTCAAAACCTCCTCTCCCTTGATGGGAGAGGGTAAGGGTGAGGGTGAAAAAAAAACTTTTTGGAGAAAAAGGGGGGGGGCAGCGCCCCTCATTAAAACTGCATGATCTTGTCAGCGTGCAGCTGATGGTCCTGCTACCGATGGGTAATAGTTGTCACCCGGGCGTGTAAGAGCAGCCAACGGGGGAATTAAAGGCATCCTTCCTCAAAACCTCCTCTCCCTTGATGGGAGAGGGTAAGGGTGAGGGTGAAGAAAAAACTTTTTGGAGAAAAGGGGGGTGTAACCCCTCTTTGGAGGGTGGTTCCGGGGTCCCCCTTCCTCAGCACCTCCTCTCCCTTGATGGGAGAGGGTAAGGGTGAGGGTGTAAATAAAACTTTATGGGGAAAAGTCCCGCATATTGTTTATAATATCATTATGATTATGCGGGATTAAAAGGGGCTTCATAAAAAAAAATGCCTGTGGATAGGGCACGACCTGCCGGTCCTGATACTACAGGCAAGACAATTCCCGCACCAGGAGTTAGACACGGTGTGGGGGATTCGTGGCCTCCACGATATTTTACTTTTTCTAAAATATTGTGGAGACAAGGGGGTATTACCCCCTTGAAAGGGCGGTTAGCTCAGTTGGTTAGAGCGTCGGTCTCACATACCGAAGGTCGCTGGTTCAAGTCCAGTACCGCCCATGCCAATTTTGTTTAAATTTTATTTTTAATTTGATTGCAAAATTGAGCATCCCCCCTATCGGGGACACCAATTATTTCTGTGCTTGATTTATTCTTCTGAAGCCGCACGCCTTCATGCCGTCAGGCATGTTGCGGGACTCATTGAAAAACGTGCGTCTGGTTTCCCATTTCTTCACCCCTCCCCTTTGTCATTGCGAGCAATTCTCGTACGAAGCAATCTCATCTTTTTATAATGTCAAGGCAAAAGTTTACAAAAATATCAACATTGCTTACAAGCATAAAATAACTACTGAAATATCGGAAGATTTAAGGCATGAAAGTTTACAATTAATGGCAGCCGCCTTTTTTCTTTTTTCGGGAATCATCAAAAAAGGCAATTACTGGTTTCCCGTTTCTGCCATTATTATCTTCTATTGCATATGGTAATAGCGGACATAAATATTTGAGCGTAGGCCAGGAAAAACTGCAGGTCCCTCCCTGAAGCGGAT from bacterium encodes:
- a CDS encoding M20/M25/M40 family metallo-hydrolase, which encodes MKHINLLVTILFCTTALSFADQHKYLVRVDDLADHNYPIVEIIENHYLMLAGDKEVERLDADLVPYRILDADAGSGACYLVYLSGESAETVGQFGTILDRYEDCVLLKTTAENVPELNRLKVELNRLSTRPINVFSPIVPQEADLSRAPDTLIQKMVTAVSQDSIQASILRMQRMYTRYATTDSNRIILVNWIRSRLIAYGYDSVYFENFDANYGPNVIAIKRGEVYTNWNRYCVIDGHIDDVPSSGYAPGADDNASGTTAMLEAARVVKNYNFENTIRFIGFNAEEQGLIGSDSNATRAYVQGDTILGVFNFDMIGYVTSANRDTMNAHYSTAVPGCSLFVCQWFQAVADTYTQLKIRRVRNTGTSGGSDHVSFWQNGYKALCGIERVLTPMYHTIGDTIGPYMYGNCGVNNLPFATKVIQTGVAALAKLAVPIHSGTGSEELNAGAGLNPSLEIIPNPFNSNLTVRFQIQNSPPPFPSPLEGEDKGGGDYSNMSLRIFDASGKLVKSFNQLPITQLHSYSITWSGTDQSGNPLPAGVYFVKLETPETTRIEKAVLLR
- the purN gene encoding phosphoribosylglycinamide formyltransferase codes for the protein MKNIAVLASGRGSNLEALILNKERGFLQANIAIVLSDNKDAKALEIARAHNVKAQWLDPGPKKTWLLPEYEENWVRVLKENNTDLVCLAGFMRIIKKPLLDAFNGRILNIHPSLLPAFPGLEVQKKALEWGVKFSGCTVHFVDDSVDGGPIIEQAAVSILDDDTPETLAVRILKEEHRIYAEAVNLAVSGKYRIEGRRVIRT
- a CDS encoding magnesium transporter CorA family protein → MLKQFHLIDNKICEGKNNDCPIKIYVSPNEEEKKYMVEHYLIDDHTLASALDPDELSRFETEPNHVALIYKRPKNYSAKDQLLFKTHTIGLFYFKDFIIIVMNDDINLFDGKQFNKVASINELVLKLIYRSIIHFLEHLKVMNMISNELEMKINKAMENRYLLNMFTLEKSLVYYLNAINSNGVLIEKVKLNATKFSFNTEELELLDDIVIENNQCYKQAEIYSNILASLMDARASIVSNNLNILIKILNIITIGIMVPTLIVSIFSMNVKLPIFQEHPLAFWFILGLSGLSAFVVFFVWRMLKL